One Xiphophorus hellerii strain 12219 chromosome 1, Xiphophorus_hellerii-4.1, whole genome shotgun sequence DNA segment encodes these proteins:
- the timm17b gene encoding mitochondrial import inner membrane translocase subunit Tim17-B isoform X1 — MEEYAREPCPWRIVDDCGGAFTMGAIGGGVFQAVKGFRNAPAGVGHRLRGSVNAVRVRAPQIGGSFAVWGGLFSTIDCGLVRLRGKEDPWNSITSGALTGAILAARSERKLRSHRLSMAAVIHATEWLLCFSLGGPLTMMGSAMMGGILLALIEGFGILLTRYTAQQFQNPLPFTEDPSQLPPKDGEQQQKTKGLFH; from the exons ATGGAGGAGTATGCCCGTGAGCCTTG CCCCTGGAGGATAGTGGATGACTGTGGAGGGGCTTTCACCATGGGTGCAATCGGTGGAGGCGTTTTCCAAGCAGTGAAGGGCTTTCGAAATGCTCCGGct GGTGTTGGACATAGACTCAGAGGAAGTGTAAATGCAGTGAGAGTAAGAGCTCCTCAGATTGGAG GTAGCTTTGCTGTCTGGGGAGGCCTTTTCTCCACAATCGACTGTGGTTTAGTTCGCCTGAGAGGAAAGGAGGATCCGTGGAACTCCATCACCAGTGGCGCCCTGACCGGCGCCATCCTGGCAGCACGCAGTGAGAGAAAACTACGCAGCCATCGCCTCTCAATGGCCGCTGTAATACATGCCACTGAGtggctgctgtgtttttctttaggtGGTCCGCTAACGATGATGGGCTCTGCAATGATGGGGGGAATCCTGCTGGCGCTCATTGAGGGCTTTGGTATTCTCCTGACTAGATACACAGCACAGCAGTTTCAAAACC CTTTGCCGTTTACAGAAGACCCCAGTCAGCTCCCTCCGAAGGacggagagcagcagcagaaaactaAGGGATTGTTTCACTAG
- the timm17b gene encoding mitochondrial import inner membrane translocase subunit Tim17-B isoform X2, whose product MEEYAREPCPWRIVDDCGGAFTMGAIGGGVFQAVKGFRNAPAVSLKKQLNIVVVFSVTPHSKVIVVIFQGVGHRLRGSVNAVRVRAPQIGGSFAVWGGLFSTIDCGLVRLRGKEDPWNSITSGALTGAILAARSGPLTMMGSAMMGGILLALIEGFGILLTRYTAQQFQNPLPFTEDPSQLPPKDGEQQQKTKGLFH is encoded by the exons ATGGAGGAGTATGCCCGTGAGCCTTG CCCCTGGAGGATAGTGGATGACTGTGGAGGGGCTTTCACCATGGGTGCAATCGGTGGAGGCGTTTTCCAAGCAGTGAAGGGCTTTCGAAATGCTCCGGctgtaagtttaaaaaaacaactaaatatcGTGGTAGTTTTCTCTGTGACTCCTCATTCTAAAGTGATCGTTGTAATATTTCAGGGTGTTGGACATAGACTCAGAGGAAGTGTAAATGCAGTGAGAGTAAGAGCTCCTCAGATTGGAG GTAGCTTTGCTGTCTGGGGAGGCCTTTTCTCCACAATCGACTGTGGTTTAGTTCGCCTGAGAGGAAAGGAGGATCCGTGGAACTCCATCACCAGTGGCGCCCTGACCGGCGCCATCCTGGCAGCACGCA gtGGTCCGCTAACGATGATGGGCTCTGCAATGATGGGGGGAATCCTGCTGGCGCTCATTGAGGGCTTTGGTATTCTCCTGACTAGATACACAGCACAGCAGTTTCAAAACC CTTTGCCGTTTACAGAAGACCCCAGTCAGCTCCCTCCGAAGGacggagagcagcagcagaaaactaAGGGATTGTTTCACTAG
- the timm17b gene encoding mitochondrial import inner membrane translocase subunit Tim17-B isoform X4, translating to MEEYAREPCPWRIVDDCGGAFTMGAIGGGVFQAVKGFRNAPAGVGHRLRGSVNAVRVRAPQIGGSFAVWGGLFSTIDCGLVRLRGKEDPWNSITSGALTGAILAARSGPLTMMGSAMMGGILLALIEGFGILLTRYTAQQFQNPLPFTEDPSQLPPKDGEQQQKTKGLFH from the exons ATGGAGGAGTATGCCCGTGAGCCTTG CCCCTGGAGGATAGTGGATGACTGTGGAGGGGCTTTCACCATGGGTGCAATCGGTGGAGGCGTTTTCCAAGCAGTGAAGGGCTTTCGAAATGCTCCGGct GGTGTTGGACATAGACTCAGAGGAAGTGTAAATGCAGTGAGAGTAAGAGCTCCTCAGATTGGAG GTAGCTTTGCTGTCTGGGGAGGCCTTTTCTCCACAATCGACTGTGGTTTAGTTCGCCTGAGAGGAAAGGAGGATCCGTGGAACTCCATCACCAGTGGCGCCCTGACCGGCGCCATCCTGGCAGCACGCA gtGGTCCGCTAACGATGATGGGCTCTGCAATGATGGGGGGAATCCTGCTGGCGCTCATTGAGGGCTTTGGTATTCTCCTGACTAGATACACAGCACAGCAGTTTCAAAACC CTTTGCCGTTTACAGAAGACCCCAGTCAGCTCCCTCCGAAGGacggagagcagcagcagaaaactaAGGGATTGTTTCACTAG
- the timm17b gene encoding mitochondrial import inner membrane translocase subunit Tim17-B isoform X3: protein MPQVFSKCPWRIVDDCGGAFTMGAIGGGVFQAVKGFRNAPAGVGHRLRGSVNAVRVRAPQIGGSFAVWGGLFSTIDCGLVRLRGKEDPWNSITSGALTGAILAARSERKLRSHRLSMAAVIHATEWLLCFSLGGPLTMMGSAMMGGILLALIEGFGILLTRYTAQQFQNPLPFTEDPSQLPPKDGEQQQKTKGLFH from the exons atgccGCAGGTGTTTTCTAAATG CCCCTGGAGGATAGTGGATGACTGTGGAGGGGCTTTCACCATGGGTGCAATCGGTGGAGGCGTTTTCCAAGCAGTGAAGGGCTTTCGAAATGCTCCGGct GGTGTTGGACATAGACTCAGAGGAAGTGTAAATGCAGTGAGAGTAAGAGCTCCTCAGATTGGAG GTAGCTTTGCTGTCTGGGGAGGCCTTTTCTCCACAATCGACTGTGGTTTAGTTCGCCTGAGAGGAAAGGAGGATCCGTGGAACTCCATCACCAGTGGCGCCCTGACCGGCGCCATCCTGGCAGCACGCAGTGAGAGAAAACTACGCAGCCATCGCCTCTCAATGGCCGCTGTAATACATGCCACTGAGtggctgctgtgtttttctttaggtGGTCCGCTAACGATGATGGGCTCTGCAATGATGGGGGGAATCCTGCTGGCGCTCATTGAGGGCTTTGGTATTCTCCTGACTAGATACACAGCACAGCAGTTTCAAAACC CTTTGCCGTTTACAGAAGACCCCAGTCAGCTCCCTCCGAAGGacggagagcagcagcagaaaactaAGGGATTGTTTCACTAG